Proteins found in one Asterias amurensis chromosome 13, ASM3211899v1 genomic segment:
- the LOC139946282 gene encoding uncharacterized protein, with translation MYKVPNAITGSVGVFEWRDGSNTVKTIRMRSTASLLPAFVSRTVNRGDPVSLVVTKNPTFVKNPKRKWRRNGVVLMKQNKLQFDITNASTYESGIYECHYQHERDKGNQALLRLIVRGCQENRYGSPSCSSECPNCLNGGVCDDVGGDCICPPGFSGELCENIKGPNRFGQKGSLRCDAVGLPHDGSTCKGMLFCLPDPYGCSCAAGYQGLECKTDCDDGTYGANCAQICHCAEGVSCNGTTGQCDGDCAAGYKGDNCQVQCTSDEFGENCAHTCHCADVESCNGTTGQCDGNCTEGYKGDNCQVCMDGKFGANCAHICHCAESVSCDGITGRCIGDCAAGYTGYNCQEQCLSYGDKLSCNTTCTILDPNMIPQRLNVSSYSADDSFTHTLSWEPVMCPELHFSIVNYVYKVLDGHGSEVEPVEIEYTSVNLNLSICTSYQFKVAARTSKGVGNYSFVSYTTISKVPNPVTNVTVSSINDTRLTISWAVPVTDAQDHCPAIDYLVTYALINLEQCQMVNRRIDTLNTTATTITIDGLEAYSTYRVNVTSTNQAGNSTAVTSTTRTEQSRPEAPIVTVNSTSTDYIEFAWELPCGKTGGIITMYKYKYRKANNTEQFNSPIPTTDKLGRISSLTPCTLYELNVRASTSIGEGPWSVTRHSTTKQVPDAVTGLAIKRKKNGSLKVTWKAPSSNHANPCLPTAYKVTYELINLEQCQEGNHSGGTLNTTDTTLVVDGLHPYSTYRINVTSRNEAGDGPTQNMSAITAERSLGIAPTFNSSRVTSTSINITWNPIPCGSRGVRITGYNVNLYRQGESQVLHNRNNVQNTYTVQFDDLFPCTPYIIIVSALNTGKTPSSNRQEKTKPVAPEGVTGLNISRIQHDQLRVSWTAPGTNPNNPCLATDYLVTYELINLEQCQEVNDAGVSSLNTTDTSVIIEGLKAYSKYRVYVTSRNEAGNGTATTKSKITGERSPQTAPTFNESEVTASSISITWKPIPCGSRGGNITGYRAELYLTGYVAGHAPHQQNVDVRGTSVRFVNLSPCTSYTTKVTTRGSSEGTSFEREETTDIVAPERVTALRANPTSDATEIHVTWQNPSANNCPVSKYTVEYQLTNRDQCDSEVPQNREQWLDGSLSPTNITGLYPHSTYRVYVTPSNSAGAGEEASVTVNTTNTAPSGPPRDVESIDVTNQTIAFSWKQPSCGQRNGIITKYHYRLIDSEEEVLEEDTTSSTGVESTGLVPFMSYTLSVSARNQFALGPVALYTTRTTEGIPPPPSKVTFPVTRSDRITVAWNAPSPPHGIITSYEIRYWKTGSGNQTLGDTITITKQLASQYQTKTIMALDKSISYSIQIRAETSVGHGPWSYISTVTTVPKVPTPPSNVTFPVIRSDRITVSWLRPSQGDSINYEIRYWRTGSGNSSSAEIVRVKDNQQTDLQTREITNLEGNVSYSFQIRAETHFGLGGWSNVSLSVTLPHMNALTQTPITRLSSLLIIVICVVIAAVVNVVGVIGYTRRRRKRSRLNPLQLQGLNADQELVSYENAEPREEKPTNAPIPKEVSLVQESVYEPVGPGSSAPRVALPAPPPSPAPAPAPAPAPAPAPAPAPAPESQPTYEDVGLPTWANPWSVLWDDLIVGIKVLGNGQFGEVRDGVVKVKGDLCRAAIKKLKENATYIDREHFLEELKTMTLHGSHLNLVKILGACQHEGILYVAMEYLSNGDLRCYLRKARSMEDDGQASLSPQKLLQFALDVAKGMQHLAASGVIHRDLAARNILLDDNLNAKVSDFGLSRGEDVYVQTSKTRVPTRWLSLESLTHQTYTSKSDVWSFGILLWEIATLGGTPYPGIKTPFLTSRLENGYRMPKPDNSDDKIYEVMLQCWQEDPNSRPSFKKLVTDLETMADSKEDQIYMRLLPSSEKYLYVNIHPELDDN, from the exons GATGTCAAGAAAATAGATATGGCTCACCGTCTTGTAGCAGCGAGTGTCCGAATTGTCTTAATGGTGGCGTTTGTGATGACGTTGGTGGTGACTGCATTTGTCCACCTGGGTTTAGTGGCGAACTCTGTGAAAACA TAAAAGGACCGAACCGCTTTGGCCAAAAAGGAAGCCTTCGCTGTGATGCTGTTGGGTTGCCTCACGATGGTTCTACCTGCAAAGGAATGCTGTTCTGTTTACCAGATCCCTACGGATGCAGCTGTGCCGCTGGGTACCAGGGACTTGAGTGCAAGACAG ATTGTGATGATGGAACATACGGTGCCAACTGTGCCCAGATATGTCACTGTGCCGAAGGGGTGTCATGTAATGGAACAACGGGCCAATGTGATGGAGACTGCGCAGCGGGATACAAAGGAGATAACTGTCAAG TACAATGTACCTCAGACGAATTCGGTGAGAACTGTGCTCACACTTGTCACTGTGCAGACGTGGAATCGTGTAATGGAACAACGGGTCAATGTGATGGAAACTGTACAGAGGGATACAAAGGGGATAACTGTCAAG TGTGTATGGACGGGAAATTTGGTGCCAACTGTGCCCATATATGTCACTGTGCCGAGAGTGTGTCATGTGATGGAATAACGGGTCGGTGTATCGGAGACTGTGCAGCGGGATACACAGGATATAACTGTCAAG AGCAATGTCTTTCATATGGAGATAAGCTATCGTGCAACACGACTTGTACAATATTAG ATCCCAACATGATACCCCAACGTCTCAATGTGTCTTCTTATTCTGCTGATGATTCATTCACTCACACATTATCATGGGAACCGGTAATGTGTCCAGAACTTCACTTCAGTATAGTGAACTACGTATATAAGGTGCTTGATGGACACGGGAGTGAAGTTGAACCAGTTGAAATCGAGTATACTTCTGTCAACCTTAACTTGTCTATTTGCACAAGTTATCAATTCAAAGTTGCTGCACGAACGAGTAAAGGCGTCGGAAATTACAGTTTTGTATCTTACACAACTATATCAAAAG TTCCAAATCCTGTCACCAACGTAACGGTCTCATCTATCAATGATACTCGACTCACGATATCATGGGCTGTCCCTGTTACCGACGCCCAAGATCATTGTCCTGCCATAGACTACCTGGTGACATATGCTCTTATAAACCTTGAGCAGTGTCAAATGGTCAATAGACGTATTGACACATTGAATACAACGGCTACTACAATTACCATTGACGGACTTGAAGCTTACTCAACATACAGGGTGAATGTTACATCCACAAACCAAGCTGGGAATAGTACCGCCGTCACCAGTACCACGAGAACAGAACAATCAA gaCCAGAAGCACCCATTGTAACTGTCAACTCAACGTCTACAGATTACATCGAGTTTGCCTGGGAGCTTCCCTGTGGGAAAACAGGTGGCATTATAACAATGTACAAATACAAGTATCGAAAAGCAAATAATACAGAACAATTCAATAGTCCTATACCAACAACGGATAAACTTGGAAGGATTTCTTCCCTGACACCATGCACTTTATATGAATTAAATGTAAGAGCTTCGACCAGCATTGGAGAAGGGCCGTGGTCCGTTACTAGGCATAGTACAACAAAACAAG TTCCAGATGCTGTTACCGGCTTGgctatcaaaagaaaaaaaaatggttctttGAAAGTAACTTGGAAAGCTCCTAGTTCCAACCATGCCAATCCATGCCTCCCTACTGCCTATAAGGTGACATATGAACTGATCAATCTGGAGCAATGTCAGGAGGGTAACCATTCTGGCGGCACACTGAACACTACAGATACAACCCTTGTTGTCGATGGTCTTCACCCATACTCCACATACAGGATAAATGTAACATCGAGAAATGAAGCTGGTGATGGACCCACACAGAACATGTCAGCGATTACAGCAGAAAGAA GTCTCGGGATTGCACCTACATTCAATAGCAGTAGAGTGACATCAACTAGCATCAACATCACCTGGAACCCCATCCCATGTGGCAGTAGAGGAGTTCGTATCACTGGCTACAATGTGAACTTGTATCGACAAGGAGAAAGCCAAGTATTGCATAATCGGAATAATGTGCAAAACACGTATACTGTACAGTTTGACGACTTATTCCCCTGTACACCATACATAATCATTGTGTCTGCTTTAAATACAGGCAAAACGCCGTCATCTAACCGGCAGGAAAAAACAAAGCCAGTCG CTCCAGAAGGTGTTACTGGTTTGAACATCAGTCGAATACAACATGATCAACTGCGAGTATCATGGACAGCCCCTGGTACCAACCCAAACAATCCGTGCCTCGCTACTGACTACCTGGTGACCTATGAACTCATCAATCTGGAGCAATGTCAGGAGGTTAATGATGCCGGTGTTTCGTCACTGAACACTACCGATACTTCAGTCATTATAGAAGGATTGAAAGCATACTCTAAATATAGGGTCTATGTTACATCGAGAAATGAAGCTGGGAACGGAACTGCTACAACTAAATCAAAGATTACCGGTGAAAGAA GCCCCCAAACTGCGCCTACGTTTAATGAAAGTGAAGTGACTGCCAGCAGCATTAGCATCACCTGGAAGCCCATCCCATGTGGTAGCAGAGGAGGCAACATTACTGGTTACAGAGCTGAGTTGTATCTAACTGGATACGTAGCTGGACATGCCCCACATCAACAGAATGTGGATGTAAGAGGAACGTCTGTACGGTTTGTCAACTTGTCGCCATGTACATCCTATACCACTAAAGTAACTACCCGCGGATCAAGCGAAGGCACGTCATTTGAGCGGGAAGAGACCACAGATATTGTCG CTCCAGAACGAGTGACTGCGCTGCGGGCAAACCCAACATCAGACGCAACCGAGATACATGTTACTTGGCAGAACCCCAGCGCCAACAACTGTCCAGTCTCTAAATACACAGTAGAATATCAACTCACCAACAG GGACCAGTGTGACAGTGAAGTTCCCCAGAATCGTGAGCAGTGGCTCGATGGCTCCCTGTCACCAACAAACATAACTGGATTATACCCTCACTCTACGTATCGTGTATACGTCACGCCTTCTAACAGTGCAGGAGCAGGGGAAGAGGCATCAGTGACAGTCAATACCACCAATACTG CACCTTCCGGTCCTCCAAGAGATGTGGAGTCTATTGATgttaccaaccaaaccataGCATTCTCATGGAAACAACCATCGTGTGGTCAGCGTAATGGCATCATAACCAAGTATCATTACAGACTCATTGACAGTGAAGAGGAAGTACTCGAGGAGGATACAACATCTAGTACAGGGGTAGAATCCACTGGTCTAGTTCCCTTCATGTCATACACACTGTCAGTATCTGCCAGGAATCAATTCGCTTTAGGACCCGTTGCTCTTTATACGACTCGAACAACAGAAGGAa TTCCTCCGCCCCCAAGCAAAGTAACTTTTCCAGTTACGAGGAGCGACAGGATCACCGTAGCGTGGAATGCTCCTAGTCCTCCTCATGGCATCATCACCAGCTACGAGATCCGCTATTGGAAGACAGGGTCAGGGAACCAGACATTGGGAGATACAATAACAATCACAAAGCAGCTTGCTAGTCAGTACCAGACGAAAACGATTATGGCCCTGGACAAGAGTATTAGTTACTCAATACAG ATCCGAGCTGAGACAAGTGTTGGACACGGTCCATGGAGTTACATCTCAACAGTCACTACTGTGCCCAAAG TTCCTACCCCTCCAAGCAACGTGACTTTCCCGGTAATCAGAAGCGACCGCATCACCGTGTCGTGGCTTCGTCCATCTCAAGGCGATAGCATCAATTACGAGATCCGCTACTGGAGAACAGGATCTGGAAACTCATCATCGGCTGAGATAGTTAGAGTCAAAGATAATCAACAGACTGACCTTCAAACTAGAGAGATCACAAACCTGGAAGGAAATGTCAGTTATTCATTCCAG ATACGTGCTGAAACACATTTTGGACTTGGAGGATGGAGCAACGTCTCATTATCTGTAACATTGCCACACA TGAACGCATTAACTCAGACGCCTATCACTAGACTGAGCAGTCTTCTGATTATCGTTATCTGTGTGGTCATTGCTGCTGTTGTGAATGTAGTTGGTGTAATCGGTTACACCCGAAGACGTCGTAAACGAAGCAGACTAAATCCTTTGCAGCTTCAGGGGTTAAATGCTGACCAGGAACTC GTTTCTTATGAGAATGCCGAACCACGAGAGGAGAAACCAACCAATGCACCAATCCCAAAAGAAGTTTCACTGGTACAAGAGTCGGTTTATGAACCAGTGGGCCCCGGTTCATCTGCACCTAGAGTTGCACTCCCAgcaccaccaccatcaccagCACCAGCACCAGCACCAGCACCAGCACCAGCACCAGCACCAGCACCAGCACCAGCACCAGAATCACAACCTACATACGAAGATGTTGGTTTGCCAACATGGGCTAATCCATGGAGTGTCTTGTGGGATGATTTGATAGTAGGAATCAAAGTACTTGGGAACGGGCAGTTTGGTGAAGTGCGTGATGGTGTTGTTAAAGTAAAAGGAGATCTGTGCAGGGCTGCGATCAAAAAGCTCAAAG AAAATGCCACTTACATAGACAGAGAACATTTTTTAGAAGAACTGAAAACCATGACTCTTCACGGAAGTCATCTTAATCTCGTCAAGATTCTAGGCGCTTGTCAACATGAAG GTATACTGTACGTAGCTATGGAGTACTTATCCAACGGTGACCTCCGTTGCTACCTGAGGAAGGCTCGATCCATGGAGGATGATGGTCAAGCATCGCTGTCTCCTCAGAAGCTGCTCCAGTTTGCTCTGGATGTGGCTAAAGGAATGCAACACCTCGCTGCTTCCGGG GTGATTCATCGTGATTTGGCTGCAAGGAACATTCTCCTGGATGATAATCTGAACGCCAAGGTTTCTGACTTCGGTTTGTCACGTGGAGAAGACGTTTACGTACAGACTTCAAAG ACTCGTGTCCCCACTCGCTGGCTCTCTCTGGAATCACTGACCCACCAAACGTACACCTCGAAGAGTGATGT GTGGTCCTTTGGAATCCTGCTCTGGGAAATTGCCACACTCG GCGGGACACCGTACCCTGGTATCAAGACTCCATTCCTGACATCAAGGCTGGAGAATGGATACCGTATGCCCAAACCAGACAACTCCGATGACAAAAT TTATGAGGTGATGCTCCAGTGCTGGCAGGAGGATCCAAATAGTCGACCATCCTTCAAGAAACTTGTTACTGACCTTGAAACAATGGCCGACAGCAAGGAGGATCAG ATCTACATGCGATTGTTACCGAGCTCGGAAAAGTATTTGTATGTGAACATTCACCCAGAACTTGACGACAACTAA